One Bosea sp. 685 DNA segment encodes these proteins:
- a CDS encoding outer membrane protein assembly factor BamD: protein MRSSTGLALGVALMLGGCDTLSNMNPFDKPEVYKPEVVADVPADRLYNEGLARMQNGDSEGATKKFGEIDKNAPFSPFAKKGLILSAYTNYQASKWDDAITASKRFIAQNPASPDAAYAQYLMAMSYYNQIPDATRDQERTEKAIAAFDELLQKYPKSEYVTDAKEKVIVARDQLAGKEMNVGRFYLEKRNYTGAVNRFRDVITKYQTTRHVEEALMRLTEAYMALGITNEAQTAAAVLGHNFPDSPWYKDAYVLLESGGLAPREDRGSYISRAFQGFSRAVVSLNPF, encoded by the coding sequence ATGCGCAGCAGCACGGGCCTTGCTCTTGGCGTCGCCCTGATGCTCGGCGGCTGCGATACGCTGTCGAACATGAATCCCTTCGACAAACCCGAGGTCTACAAGCCCGAGGTCGTCGCCGATGTTCCCGCCGACAGGCTCTATAATGAGGGCCTGGCGCGGATGCAGAATGGCGATAGCGAGGGCGCGACCAAAAAATTCGGCGAGATCGATAAGAACGCGCCGTTCTCTCCCTTCGCCAAGAAGGGCCTGATCCTGTCCGCCTATACGAATTACCAGGCGAGCAAGTGGGACGACGCGATCACCGCCTCGAAGCGCTTCATCGCGCAGAACCCGGCGAGCCCTGACGCTGCCTATGCGCAGTATCTGATGGCGATGTCCTATTATAACCAGATTCCGGATGCGACGCGCGACCAGGAGCGGACGGAGAAGGCGATCGCCGCCTTCGACGAACTGCTGCAGAAATATCCGAAGTCCGAATATGTCACCGACGCCAAGGAGAAGGTGATCGTCGCGCGCGACCAGCTCGCGGGCAAGGAGATGAATGTCGGGCGCTTCTATCTGGAGAAGCGCAACTACACCGGCGCGGTGAACCGCTTCCGCGACGTCATCACCAAGTACCAGACCACGCGCCATGTCGAGGAGGCGCTGATGCGCCTGACCGAGGCCTATATGGCGTTGGGCATCACCAATGAGGCGCAGACGGCAGCAGCCGTTCTCGGGCATAACTTCCCCGACAGCCCCTGGTACAAGGACGCCTATGTGCTGCTCGAGAGCGGTGGCCTGGCTCCGCGCGAGGATCGCGGCTCCTATATCAGCCGCGCCTTCCAGGGCTTCTCGCGAGCTGTCGTCAGCCTGAACCCGTTCTAG
- the recN gene encoding DNA repair protein RecN, whose protein sequence is MLAQLSIRDIVLIDRLDLSFGEGLSVLTGETGAGKSIVLDAFALALGGRGDGGLVRHGETQGQVGAVFDLPMQHPARLLAQAQEIDTDGDLILRRVQYADGRTRAFVNDQPVSVQILRMIGAAIVEIHGQHDDRALTDPAQHRLILDGFGGLESQSAAVAEASETLKRARQALQAQRIRVEAARKEADFLRHAVQELGKLAPQPGEEDSLAATRQGMMQAEKVARDLIDAHEAVGGQGSPVPALAAVLRRLERRAAQAPGLIDPSLAALNTALVALEEASETLAAAMRAAEYDPREQERVEERLFALRAAARKYDVPVDGLAVLAESMVADLAALDESETSLGRLEAELREAEAAFVKLAKALSAQRKQAAARLDGAVKAELPPLKLERARFITQIDSDETARGPEGFDRVEFWVETNPGTRPGPMMKVASGGELSRFMLALKVVLAERGSAPTLVFDEIDTGVGGAVADAIGERLARLAQKVQVISVTHAPQVAAKAGQHFLIAKSALDGDSASRTVTRVSALADQARREEIARMLAGASITEEARAAAGRLLKATVAQA, encoded by the coding sequence ATGCTGGCGCAGCTCTCGATACGCGACATCGTCCTGATCGACCGGCTCGATCTGAGCTTCGGCGAGGGCTTGAGCGTGCTGACCGGTGAGACTGGCGCCGGCAAGTCGATCGTGCTCGATGCCTTCGCGCTCGCTTTGGGTGGGCGCGGCGATGGCGGGCTCGTACGCCATGGCGAAACGCAGGGCCAGGTCGGGGCGGTTTTCGATCTGCCGATGCAGCATCCAGCGCGGCTCCTGGCGCAGGCGCAGGAAATCGACACTGATGGCGACCTGATCCTGCGGCGGGTGCAATATGCCGACGGGCGCACGCGCGCCTTCGTCAACGACCAGCCGGTCAGCGTCCAGATCCTGCGGATGATCGGTGCGGCCATCGTCGAGATCCACGGCCAGCATGACGACCGTGCCTTGACCGACCCGGCGCAGCACCGCCTCATCCTCGACGGTTTCGGTGGGCTGGAAAGCCAGTCCGCGGCCGTGGCTGAAGCCAGCGAGACGCTGAAACGCGCGCGCCAGGCCTTGCAGGCGCAGCGCATCCGCGTCGAGGCGGCGCGCAAGGAGGCCGATTTCCTGCGCCATGCGGTTCAGGAACTCGGCAAGCTCGCGCCACAGCCCGGGGAGGAAGATAGCCTCGCCGCAACGCGGCAAGGCATGATGCAGGCGGAGAAGGTCGCGCGCGACCTGATCGACGCGCATGAGGCCGTGGGCGGGCAGGGCTCCCCGGTGCCGGCGCTCGCCGCCGTGCTGCGGCGGCTGGAGCGCCGTGCCGCGCAGGCGCCGGGCCTGATCGATCCATCGCTCGCCGCACTCAACACCGCGCTCGTCGCATTGGAGGAGGCGTCGGAGACGCTCGCCGCTGCGATGCGTGCCGCCGAATACGATCCGCGCGAGCAGGAGCGCGTCGAGGAACGCCTGTTCGCCTTGCGCGCAGCTGCGCGCAAATACGACGTGCCCGTCGACGGTCTGGCCGTGCTCGCCGAGAGCATGGTCGCCGATCTCGCGGCGCTCGACGAGAGCGAGACCTCGCTTGGCCGGCTCGAGGCGGAGTTGCGCGAGGCGGAGGCTGCCTTCGTCAAACTGGCGAAGGCCTTGTCGGCGCAGCGCAAGCAGGCCGCAGCCAGGCTCGACGGCGCGGTCAAGGCGGAATTGCCGCCATTGAAGCTGGAGCGGGCGCGCTTCATCACCCAGATCGACTCAGACGAGACGGCGCGCGGGCCCGAAGGCTTCGACCGCGTCGAGTTCTGGGTCGAGACCAATCCCGGCACGCGGCCGGGCCCGATGATGAAGGTTGCTTCCGGCGGCGAGCTGTCGCGCTTCATGCTGGCGCTGAAGGTGGTGCTGGCCGAGCGCGGCTCGGCCCCCACCCTTGTCTTCGACGAGATCGACACCGGCGTCGGTGGCGCGGTCGCGGATGCGATCGGCGAGCGCCTGGCGCGGCTCGCGCAAAAGGTCCAGGTCATCTCGGTGACCCATGCGCCGCAGGTCGCGGCCAAGGCCGGGCAGCATTTCCTGATCGCCAAATCGGCGCTCGACGGGGACAGCGCCTCGCGCACCGTCACCCGCGTCTCGGCGCTGGCCGATCAGGCGCGGCGCGAGGAGATCGCCCGCATGCTGGCAGGCGCGAGCATCACCGAGGAGGCGCGGGCGGCAGCCGGGCGCCTGCTGAAGGCCACCGTCGCGCAGGCCTGA
- a CDS encoding ABC-F family ATP-binding cassette domain-containing protein → MIRLENISKQNGQQIVFIEASAALQKGEKVGLVGPNGAGKTTLFRMITGQEQPDEGQVGVDRGVTIGYFSQDVGDMKGVSAVSAVMDGAGPVSSVAAELRELEAAMADPDRVDEMDEIIMRYGEVQGRFEELDGYALDGRAREVLSGLGFSQEMMDGDVGALSGGWKMRVALARILLMRPDAMLLDEPSNHLDLESLIWLEEFLKGYDGALLMTSHDREFMNRIVNKVVEIDGGSLTAYSGNYEFYQEQRALAEKQQQAQFERQQAMLAKEINFIERFKARASHAAQVQSRVKKLDKIDRVEPPKRRQTVSFEFQPAPRSGEDVVTLKNVNKAYGSRSIYEGLDFQVRRKERWCVMGVNGAGKSTLLKLVTGATEPDTGTVALGATIKLGYFAQHAMEVLDGDRTVFQSLEDSFPQAGQGSLRSLAGCFGFSGDDVEKRCRVLSGGEKARLVMAKMLYDPPNFLVLDEPTNHLDIATKEMLITALSQYEGTMLFVSHDRHFLAALSNRLLELTPEGVHAYGGGYTEYVARTGQEAPGLRS, encoded by the coding sequence ATGATCCGCCTCGAAAACATCAGCAAGCAGAACGGTCAGCAGATCGTCTTCATCGAGGCCTCGGCGGCGCTCCAGAAGGGGGAGAAGGTCGGCCTCGTCGGCCCCAATGGCGCGGGCAAGACCACTTTGTTCCGGATGATTACCGGGCAGGAACAGCCCGATGAGGGGCAGGTTGGCGTCGATCGCGGTGTGACCATCGGCTATTTCAGCCAGGATGTCGGCGACATGAAGGGCGTCAGCGCCGTCTCCGCCGTCATGGACGGAGCGGGCCCAGTGAGCAGCGTCGCCGCCGAATTGCGCGAGCTGGAAGCCGCCATGGCCGATCCCGACCGCGTCGACGAGATGGACGAGATCATCATGCGCTATGGTGAGGTCCAGGGCCGCTTCGAGGAACTCGACGGCTATGCGCTCGACGGCCGGGCGCGCGAGGTGCTCAGCGGTCTCGGCTTCAGCCAGGAGATGATGGACGGCGATGTCGGCGCGCTCTCGGGTGGCTGGAAGATGCGGGTCGCACTCGCCCGCATCCTGCTGATGCGGCCCGACGCGATGTTGCTCGACGAGCCGAGCAACCATCTCGACCTGGAGAGCCTGATCTGGCTGGAGGAGTTCCTGAAGGGCTATGACGGCGCGCTTCTGATGACCTCGCATGATCGCGAATTCATGAACCGGATCGTCAACAAGGTGGTCGAGATCGATGGCGGTTCGCTGACCGCCTATTCCGGCAATTACGAGTTCTACCAGGAGCAGCGCGCGCTCGCCGAGAAGCAGCAGCAGGCCCAGTTCGAGCGCCAGCAGGCGATGCTCGCCAAGGAGATCAACTTCATCGAGCGCTTCAAGGCGCGCGCCTCGCACGCGGCCCAGGTCCAGAGCCGGGTGAAGAAGCTCGACAAGATCGACCGGGTCGAGCCGCCCAAGCGCCGCCAGACCGTGTCCTTCGAGTTCCAGCCGGCGCCGCGCTCGGGCGAAGACGTCGTCACGCTCAAGAACGTGAACAAAGCTTACGGCAGCCGCAGCATCTATGAAGGGCTCGACTTCCAGGTGCGCCGCAAGGAGCGCTGGTGCGTGATGGGCGTCAACGGCGCCGGCAAATCGACGCTGTTGAAGCTGGTGACGGGCGCCACCGAGCCCGACACAGGAACGGTCGCGCTCGGCGCCACCATCAAGCTGGGCTATTTCGCCCAGCACGCCATGGAGGTGCTGGATGGCGACCGGACCGTGTTCCAATCGCTGGAGGATTCGTTCCCGCAGGCTGGCCAGGGCTCGCTGCGCTCGCTTGCCGGCTGCTTCGGCTTCTCCGGCGACGATGTCGAGAAGCGCTGCCGGGTGCTCTCGGGCGGCGAGAAGGCGCGCCTCGTCATGGCCAAGATGCTCTATGACCCGCCGAATTTCCTCGTGTTGGACGAGCCGACCAACCATCTCGACATCGCCACCAAGGAGATGCTGATCACAGCGCTCTCGCAGTATGAGGGCACCATGCTGTTCGTCAGCCACGACCGCCACTTCCTGGCGGCGCTGTCGAACCGTTTGCTGGAGCTGACACCCGAGGGCGTGCACGCCTATGGCGGCGGCTATACGGAATATGTTGCGCGCACGGGCCAGGAGGCGCCGGGCCTGCGGAGCTAG
- a CDS encoding DEAD/DEAH box helicase encodes MSFLPTSPPLARALAERNYSDPTPVQNAVLEDAAAGRDLLVSSQTGSGKTVAYGLAIATTLLGEAEAFGRAGKPLALIIAPTRELALQVQRELAWLYKYANARVIACVGGMDPRREAALLDEGAHIVVGTPGRLRDHIERHRLDVSALKAVVLDEADEMLDLGFRDDLEFILKTTPAERQSLLFSATLPKAIIQLATNYQRNALRIEVTGGSRGHADIEYRAIRVYPKEAELAVVNLLRFHDSPCSLVFCNTRNAVRHLEAILLERGFSAVALSGELSQSERNSALQALRDGRARVCVATDVAARGIDLPGLTLVIHAELPNDPEVMQHRSGRTGRAGNKGTSVLLVPVSRRRKAEMLIAEAKVEAVWAGPPTAEEIRALDQQRLLSDPLLTGEADEDDAPMVEALLAGRSPQEIAAALVRVYRSRLPGAEEVGDPNFQRDSRPIRSREEYAPREGGRFGEGREDSPRAEGPRKAGPRGNTVWFVLNIGRKDGADPRQLLPMLCRRGKITRDEVGAIRIFDKETKVEIDADVAERFYELAKAVDRDKIVIQPVTGEEERRPAKPFAEKASHAPSAYARPERDTDRPPARAYEKKPYEKKPYERKPYEGGEKKPYEGKKKAYEGKGKPFGAAKPYDPVRSDRDALSDPNVSFRSGPKPYAGKPGGAKPYAGNKPGFGGKPAGKPFKGKKPGRDDRG; translated from the coding sequence ATGTCCTTTCTTCCTACGAGCCCGCCGCTCGCGCGTGCGCTCGCCGAGCGCAACTATTCCGATCCGACGCCGGTGCAGAACGCCGTGCTCGAAGACGCTGCCGCCGGGCGCGACCTGCTGGTCTCGTCGCAAACCGGCTCCGGCAAGACGGTCGCCTATGGGCTCGCCATCGCCACGACCCTGCTCGGCGAGGCGGAAGCCTTCGGCCGCGCTGGCAAGCCGCTGGCGCTGATCATCGCGCCGACGCGCGAATTGGCGCTGCAGGTCCAGCGCGAACTCGCCTGGCTCTACAAATACGCTAATGCCCGCGTCATCGCCTGCGTCGGCGGCATGGACCCGCGCCGCGAGGCCGCGCTGCTCGATGAAGGCGCCCATATCGTCGTCGGCACGCCCGGCCGCCTGCGCGACCATATCGAGCGCCACCGCCTCGACGTTTCCGCGCTCAAGGCCGTCGTGCTCGACGAGGCCGACGAGATGCTTGATCTCGGCTTCCGCGACGATCTCGAATTCATCCTGAAGACGACGCCGGCCGAGCGCCAGAGCCTGCTCTTTTCGGCGACGCTGCCCAAGGCGATCATCCAGCTCGCGACCAACTACCAGCGCAACGCGCTGCGCATCGAGGTCACAGGCGGCTCGCGCGGCCATGCCGATATCGAATATCGCGCCATCCGGGTCTATCCGAAGGAGGCCGAGCTCGCTGTCGTCAACCTGCTGCGCTTCCATGATTCGCCGTGCTCGCTGGTGTTCTGCAACACCCGCAACGCCGTGCGCCATCTCGAGGCGATCCTGCTGGAGCGCGGCTTCTCGGCGGTGGCGCTCTCGGGCGAGCTCAGCCAGAGCGAGCGCAATTCGGCGCTGCAGGCGCTGCGCGACGGTCGGGCGCGGGTCTGCGTCGCGACCGATGTCGCGGCACGCGGCATCGATCTGCCCGGCCTGACGCTGGTCATCCATGCCGAACTGCCCAACGACCCCGAGGTCATGCAGCATCGCTCGGGCCGCACCGGCCGCGCCGGCAACAAGGGCACGAGTGTCCTGCTGGTGCCGGTGTCGCGGCGTCGCAAGGCCGAGATGCTGATCGCCGAGGCCAAGGTCGAGGCGGTCTGGGCCGGGCCGCCGACGGCCGAGGAAATCCGCGCGCTCGACCAGCAGCGGCTGTTGAGCGATCCGCTGTTGACGGGAGAGGCTGACGAGGACGACGCCCCCATGGTCGAGGCGCTGCTGGCGGGACGTTCGCCGCAGGAGATCGCGGCTGCGCTGGTGCGGGTCTACCGTTCGCGCCTGCCCGGCGCCGAAGAGGTCGGCGATCCGAACTTTCAACGCGATTCGCGGCCGATCCGTTCGCGCGAGGAGTATGCGCCACGCGAAGGTGGCCGGTTCGGCGAAGGCCGCGAGGACAGTCCGCGCGCCGAGGGGCCGCGTAAGGCCGGCCCGCGCGGCAATACGGTCTGGTTCGTTCTGAATATCGGCCGCAAGGACGGCGCCGATCCGCGCCAATTGCTGCCGATGCTGTGCCGTCGCGGCAAGATCACGCGCGACGAGGTCGGCGCGATCCGGATCTTCGACAAGGAGACCAAGGTCGAGATCGACGCCGATGTCGCCGAGCGCTTCTACGAGCTGGCAAAGGCCGTCGATCGCGACAAGATCGTGATCCAGCCTGTCACCGGTGAGGAGGAACGGCGCCCGGCAAAGCCCTTCGCCGAAAAGGCAAGCCATGCGCCTTCGGCCTATGCGCGCCCTGAGCGCGATACAGACCGCCCGCCTGCCAGGGCTTATGAGAAGAAGCCCTACGAGAAGAAGCCCTATGAGCGAAAGCCCTATGAGGGCGGCGAGAAGAAGCCCTATGAGGGCAAGAAGAAGGCCTATGAGGGCAAGGGCAAGCCGTTCGGCGCGGCCAAGCCCTATGATCCGGTTCGCAGCGACCGGGACGCGCTGTCCGACCCCAATGTCTCGTTCAGGTCGGGGCCGAAGCCCTATGCCGGCAAGCCGGGTGGAGCGAAGCCCTATGCCGGGAACAAGCCCGGCTTCGGCGGCAAGCCTGCGGGCAAACCCTTCAAGGGCAAGAAGCCGGGTCGCGACGACCGCGGCTGA
- a CDS encoding sulfur globule protein precursor — protein sequence MTTRTTVAGLATAFVLGAGALIGGSLATSSAAQAAPGWHGGYGHHSHFGHFGGGHGRWGHRGGWGRPIYAGGYYGGCYTVLRTRFVPGLGYVERPVTRCR from the coding sequence ATGACCACTCGCACCACCGTCGCCGGCCTCGCCACCGCCTTCGTTCTCGGCGCAGGCGCCCTGATCGGCGGCTCGCTCGCCACCTCCTCCGCCGCCCAGGCAGCGCCTGGCTGGCATGGCGGCTACGGCCATCACAGCCATTTCGGCCATTTCGGCGGAGGCCATGGCCGCTGGGGCCATCGCGGCGGCTGGGGTCGCCCGATCTATGCCGGAGGCTATTATGGCGGCTGCTACACCGTCCTGCGGACCCGCTTCGTCCCCGGCCTCGGCTATGTCGAGCGCCCCGTGACCCGCTGCCGCTGA
- a CDS encoding TetR family transcriptional regulator yields the protein MTVRIFIYNRFVCIYALHEARGGSVRRTKEQAAETRQTILQAAEALFLQRGYETCSLDEIAVAAGVSRGAIHFHFRNKLGLLFAFRDELILPMRQLAQSLLGGATLAPLDALGDVIATTFVELQGKPAKKPILKLLKAIDADQAYDDVSSARYFRQQVRLALTEICEAAQRNGALSAPWTARSAATALYALLDGLINEWLLEEADLSLARDGVAIIRSFLTSLTRPGRHMPAGERAA from the coding sequence ATGACGGTGCGGATATTCATATACAATCGGTTCGTTTGTATATATGCCTTGCACGAAGCGAGAGGCGGATCCGTGCGCAGGACCAAAGAGCAGGCTGCGGAGACGCGGCAGACGATCCTGCAGGCGGCTGAAGCGCTGTTCCTTCAGCGCGGCTATGAGACTTGTTCGCTGGATGAGATCGCGGTGGCGGCCGGCGTCTCGCGCGGAGCCATCCACTTCCATTTTCGAAACAAGCTCGGACTGCTGTTCGCGTTTCGGGACGAGCTGATCCTGCCGATGCGGCAGCTTGCGCAGAGTCTGTTGGGTGGCGCGACGCTCGCTCCGCTCGATGCCCTGGGCGATGTGATCGCGACGACTTTTGTCGAGCTTCAGGGCAAGCCCGCAAAGAAGCCCATCCTCAAGCTGCTCAAGGCGATCGATGCTGATCAGGCGTATGACGATGTCAGCAGCGCGCGATATTTTCGGCAGCAGGTCAGACTGGCTCTGACGGAGATATGCGAGGCCGCGCAACGCAACGGCGCGCTATCGGCGCCTTGGACGGCGCGTTCCGCTGCGACCGCGCTCTATGCCCTGCTGGACGGTCTGATCAATGAGTGGCTCCTCGAGGAGGCTGATCTCTCGCTTGCCCGGGACGGGGTTGCGATCATCCGCAGCTTCCTGACATCCTTGACCAGACCGGGGCGGCACATGCCGGCTGGGGAGCGAGCAGCGTGA
- a CDS encoding alpha/beta hydrolase, which translates to MMGSSNRLVIGLCLFLGACATQPSKILVPVAASVPGASRVDMLVATTRKPASDPGELFTGERATAISLTNIVVSVPPDSNRKVGEIQWPGRSPGNPETDFVTLKVAPVLSTNAAMDWYRRNRGSKRRLLVFVHGFNNTYSDAVYRFAQISHDAGIDASPVLFTWPSRASVFDYVYDKESTNFSRHALEELLLGATRSPDVGEVTILAHSMGSWLVTEALRDIALRDKGISAKIRNVVLASPDIDLDVFRRQIIEMGSKRPHFTIFSSRNDRALALSRWLSGDVERVGAADMRPYAAALAALGISIIDTSDVKAGDPLAHNTFADSPEMVRVLGQRLSGQSLAGGEASLTEQVGMAALGGARIAGAAVTAPVAAMSQASRRQLIQRFGAGGTPGARTLDY; encoded by the coding sequence ATGATGGGCTCTTCCAATCGCCTGGTGATCGGTCTTTGCCTGTTTCTGGGCGCCTGCGCGACGCAGCCATCGAAAATTCTTGTGCCGGTCGCTGCCTCCGTGCCAGGCGCGAGCCGCGTCGACATGCTCGTCGCCACGACACGCAAGCCGGCGAGCGACCCGGGCGAGCTCTTCACCGGGGAACGGGCGACGGCGATCTCGCTGACGAACATCGTGGTCTCCGTCCCGCCCGACAGCAATCGCAAGGTCGGGGAAATCCAGTGGCCCGGCAGGTCGCCGGGCAATCCGGAGACCGATTTTGTCACGCTCAAGGTCGCGCCGGTCCTGTCCACCAACGCGGCCATGGACTGGTACCGGCGCAATCGCGGTTCGAAGCGCCGGTTGCTCGTCTTCGTGCATGGCTTCAACAACACCTATTCCGACGCCGTCTATCGCTTCGCCCAGATCTCCCATGACGCGGGTATCGACGCCTCTCCGGTCCTGTTCACCTGGCCGTCGCGCGCCAGCGTGTTCGATTATGTCTACGACAAGGAGAGCACGAATTTTTCCCGCCATGCGCTGGAGGAGCTGTTGCTGGGGGCCACCAGAAGCCCCGATGTCGGCGAGGTGACGATCCTGGCGCATTCGATGGGAAGCTGGCTGGTCACGGAAGCGCTGCGCGACATCGCTCTGCGCGACAAGGGGATTTCCGCCAAGATCCGGAACGTCGTGCTCGCCTCGCCGGACATCGATCTCGACGTGTTTCGCCGCCAGATCATCGAGATGGGTTCGAAGCGGCCGCATTTTACGATCTTCTCCTCCCGCAACGATCGCGCGCTGGCCTTGTCGCGCTGGCTCTCGGGAGATGTCGAGCGCGTCGGCGCCGCAGATATGCGGCCTTATGCTGCCGCGCTCGCCGCGCTCGGGATTTCGATCATCGACACCTCGGACGTGAAGGCCGGGGATCCGCTCGCGCACAATACCTTCGCGGACAGCCCTGAGATGGTGCGCGTGCTGGGGCAGCGCCTGTCCGGCCAGTCGCTGGCGGGCGGCGAGGCCAGCCTGACCGAGCAGGTCGGCATGGCGGCGCTGGGAGGCGCGCGCATTGCGGGGGCGGCGGTCACCGCCCCTGTCGCTGCCATGAGTCAGGCCAGCCGCCGCCAGCTCATTCAACGGTTCGGAGCGGGCGGCACGCCGGGCGCAAGAACGCTGGACTATTGA
- a CDS encoding DUF2189 domain-containing protein — protein sequence MANLDGTISDAGTRLAAQHAEPKINIITTRDLRDALLRGWEDFKAQPSHLIFIALIYPIAGVMLAQLTVSYNIFPLLFPLLGGFALLGPFAAIGLYEVSRRRELGLDSSWSHAFGILRSPSIGQILLLGAMLTGLFIAWLFAAWFIYRGLLDLPPDVSTPDFLRAVFTTFDGWVMIIVGNSLGLLFAILAFSISVVSFPLIIDKGVDAPTAIKTSIAAVEANPRVMMYWGLMITGLLVLGCLPVLVGLIVVMPVLGHATWHLYRKLVEA from the coding sequence ATGGCAAACCTCGACGGCACAATATCCGATGCCGGTACGCGCCTCGCGGCGCAGCACGCCGAACCGAAGATCAACATCATCACCACCCGCGACCTTCGCGACGCGCTCCTGCGCGGCTGGGAGGATTTCAAGGCGCAGCCGAGCCACCTCATCTTCATCGCGCTGATCTATCCGATCGCCGGCGTGATGCTCGCGCAGCTGACCGTGAGCTACAACATCTTCCCGCTGCTCTTCCCGCTGCTGGGCGGCTTCGCCTTGCTCGGCCCCTTCGCCGCGATCGGCCTCTACGAGGTCAGCCGCAGGCGCGAGCTCGGCCTGGATTCCTCCTGGAGCCATGCCTTCGGCATCCTGAGATCGCCCTCGATCGGCCAGATCCTCCTGCTCGGCGCCATGCTGACCGGGCTCTTCATCGCCTGGCTGTTTGCCGCCTGGTTCATCTATCGCGGCCTGCTCGACCTGCCGCCAGACGTCTCGACGCCGGACTTCCTGCGCGCGGTCTTCACCACCTTCGACGGCTGGGTGATGATCATCGTCGGCAATTCGCTCGGCCTGCTCTTCGCCATCCTCGCCTTCTCGATCTCGGTGGTGTCCTTCCCGCTGATCATCGACAAGGGCGTCGACGCGCCGACCGCGATCAAGACCTCGATCGCCGCCGTCGAGGCCAATCCGCGCGTAATGATGTATTGGGGTTTGATGATCACCGGGCTTCTGGTGCTCGGCTGCCTGCCAGTGCTGGTCGGCCTGATCGTGGTCATGCCGGTGCTTGGCCACGCAACCTGGCACCTCTACCGCAAGCTCGTGGAGGCCTGA